One region of Miscanthus floridulus cultivar M001 chromosome 19, ASM1932011v1, whole genome shotgun sequence genomic DNA includes:
- the LOC136528822 gene encoding uncharacterized protein: MNSVHSEAAAAEKARRKKDKREKRKKRKDAKEDDCGAATAQEEAPKEKKQKQRKDEDEREGELKKKPKPTVSIAVAGSIIDNAQSLELATLLAGQIARAATVFRIDEVVVFDSTPSAENGGAGDGEESGARFLVRILEYLETPQYLRRRLFPMHKNLKFVGLLPPLDAPHHVRKHEWSEFREGVTLESDPSKGTLVDVGLSKNVLVEQTLEPGKRVTVAMGTNRDLTTACIRKVVPPSTPREQMGSYWGYKARYTSNLSSVLKNSPFKEEYDHIIGTSEHGQIVNSSELTLPTFRHLLIAFGGLAGLEESIEEDTNLKGKRADDVFTSYLNTCPNQGSRTIRTEEALLISLQYFQDPIRRAEQKM, encoded by the exons ATGAACTCCGTTCACAGCGAGGCGGCCGCTGCTGAGAAAGCGCGGCGCAAGAAGgacaagagggagaagaggaagaagcgcAAGGACGCCAAGGAGGACGACTGCGGCGCCGCGACGGCCCAGGAAGAAGCACCCAAAGAGAAGAAGCAGAAGCAGAGGAAGGACGAAGACGAGCGGGAGGGGGAGTTGAAGAAGAAGCCGAAGCCGACGGTGAGCATCGCCGTTGCCGGCTCCATCATCGACAACGCCCAGTCCCTCGAGCTCGCCACCCTC CTGGCCGGCCAGATCGCTCGCGCCGCCACCGTCTtccgcatagacgaggtcgtcgtCTTTGACAGTACTCCCTCGGCGGAGAATGGCGGCGCGGGTGATGGTGAAGAGAGTGGCGCGCGGTTCCTTGTTCGGATTCTGGAGTATCTGGAAACTCCACAgtacctccgccgccgcctcttcCCGATGCACAAGAACCTGAAGTTTGTG GGATTGCTTCCACCGCTCGATGCGCCACACCATGTGCGCAAGCATGAATGGTCTGAGTTTCGTGAAG GTGTAACATTGGAAAGTGATCCCTCAAAGGGGACTCTTGTTGATGTCGGATTAAGTAAG AATGTTCTGGTTGAACAAACACTAGAACCAGGCAAAAGAGTAACTGTAGCCATGGGAACAAACCGTGACCTAACAACAG CTTGCATTAGGAAAGTTGTCCCCCCTTCCACACCCAGGGAACAGATGGGATCTTATTGGGGCTACAAAGCGCGTTATACTTCAAATTTAAGTAGTGTTTTAAAAAATTCTCCATTCAAG GAAGAATATGACCATATCATTGGCACCTCAGAGCATGGACAAATAGTTAATTCTTCTGAGCTTACCTTGCCTACTTTTAG GCACCTGCTCATTGCATTCGGTGGACTTGCTGGTTTGGAAGAAAGCATTGAAGAAGATACAAATTTGAAG GGTAAACGTGCAGATGATGTATTCACATCTTATTTGAATACATGCCCCAACCAAGGGAGCAGAACAATAAGAACAGAG GAGGCACTTCTCATTTCCCTCCAATACTTCCAAGATCCCATTAGGCGAGCGGAACAGAAAATGTAG